One genomic segment of Salmo trutta chromosome 8, fSalTru1.1, whole genome shotgun sequence includes these proteins:
- the zgc:194930 gene encoding uncharacterized protein zgc:194930, which yields MGCQCCRMLKSYIYDPTAPVDAHGRKRDPAESSLYQPHHLPGDSGNQFNIKQNQGFHNLGFSNKYTERGGGGSLKLEIDNNHINNHINKLHAVPTNPERELGTGQAGKPRVGEGGGGLYILHPEGQVPRQAPSKGLNLVRVSPNTASLDLTLNLTHSGDTDSHPDKIRMVRNVSDPSIGDRYGVGCNTSSVDELDEGVGGTPEYLGDTGDEQSVLSADIQTSTTSLSSADTNDDRGVPDATTIENGIGISVKKSEDEGKEGEDDDVQSVTDSMVAEALAALEAATAGEDYED from the coding sequence ttacaTCTATGATCCGACCGCTCCGGTGGACGCCCACGGCAGGAAGAGGGACCCGGCTGAGAGctccctctaccagccccaccaCTTACCAGGAGACAGCGGGAACCAGTTCAACATCAAGCAGAACCAGGGCTTCCACAACCTGGGCTTCAGCAACAAGTACACCGAAAGAGGAGGTGGCGGAAGCCTCAAGCTGGAGATTGACAACAACCACATCAACAACCACATCAACAAGCTCCACGCCGTGCCCACCAACCCAGAGAGGGAGTTGGGCACGGGGCAGGCAGGCAAGCCTCGTGTGGGGGAGGGTGGTGGGGGTCTGTATATCCTCCATCCAGAGGGCCAGGTGCCAAGACAAGCTCCATCCAAGGGCCTCAATCTAGTCCGAGTCTCTCCCAACACAGCCTCCCTGGATCTTACTCTCAATCTGACCCACTCAGGTGACACTGACTCTCACCCAGACAAGATTAGGATGGTCCGGAACGTCTCGGACCCCTCCATCGGGGACAGGTATGGGGTGGGGTGCAACACCTCATCAGTGGATGAGCTGGACGAGGGGGTGGGGGGCACGCCGGAGTACCTGGGCGACACGGGAGATGAGCAGAGTGTCCTGTCTGCGGACATTCAAACCAGTACGACTAGCCTTTCCTCGGCAGACACAAACGACGATAGGGGGGTGCCGGACGCCACTACCATAGAGAATGGGATCGGGATCTCAGTGAAGAAGAGCGAGGATGAGGGGAAGGAAGGGGAAGACGATGACGTGCAGAGCGTCACAGACTCTATGGTGGCGGAAGCTCTGGCAGCTCTAGAGGCAGCGACGGCCGGGGAGGACTACGAGGACTAA